The Sinomicrobium kalidii genome contains a region encoding:
- the yihA gene encoding ribosome biogenesis GTP-binding protein YihA/YsxC yields the protein MRVQSAEFVISNTDVNKCPADPIPEYAFIGRSNVGKSSLINMLTERKNLAKTSGKPGKTQLINHFRINNRWFLVDLPGYGYAKVSKKLKNTFQKFITDYFEKREQLVCAFVLIDIRHEPQKIDLEFMQWMGINRIPFSIVFTKADKLKPKAVERKAEEYLEKLLDDAWEEAPPHFVTSSANGTGKEDLLAYIDNINQQVIGK from the coding sequence ATGCGTGTACAATCGGCAGAATTTGTCATCAGCAATACGGACGTGAACAAATGTCCGGCAGATCCCATCCCCGAATATGCTTTCATAGGAAGATCCAACGTAGGAAAATCTTCACTGATAAACATGTTAACGGAGCGGAAAAACCTGGCCAAAACTTCCGGAAAACCGGGAAAAACTCAGCTCATCAATCATTTCAGGATCAATAACCGGTGGTTTTTGGTTGACCTTCCGGGATATGGCTATGCCAAGGTTTCCAAAAAGCTGAAAAATACGTTCCAGAAATTCATTACCGACTATTTTGAAAAGCGGGAACAACTGGTCTGTGCCTTCGTCCTCATAGACATACGGCACGAACCGCAAAAGATTGACCTCGAATTCATGCAGTGGATGGGTATCAACCGTATTCCCTTTTCAATAGTCTTCACCAAGGCAGACAAGTTGAAACCAAAAGCCGTAGAACGAAAGGCGGAAGAATATCTGGAAAAGCTGCTTGACGATGCCTGGGAAGAGGCCCCACCGCATTTTGTCACCTCTTCGGCCAACGGTACGGGGAAAGAAGACCTCCTCGCCTATATTGACAACATCAACCAACAGGTGATCGGAAAATAA
- a CDS encoding alpha/beta fold hydrolase: MVHDIKKEGKYSYLEIGEGTPIIILHGLMGGLSNFNGVAEHFPKKGYKIIVPELPIYTKPLLRTNVKSFAKYLEQFIEHKKLDQVILLGNSLGGHIGLLHAKLFPQRVKGLVITGSSGLYESAMGDGYPKRGNYEFIKKKSEDVFYDPKVATKEIVDEVFAAVNDRSKLIKTLAIAKSAIRHNMAKDLPHMRTPTCIIWGKNDTVTPPNVAEEFHSLLPDSDLFWIDECGHAPMMEHPEEFNALLEKWLNDRNF; the protein is encoded by the coding sequence ATGGTACACGACATAAAGAAAGAAGGAAAATATTCTTATTTGGAAATCGGAGAAGGCACCCCGATAATTATTCTCCACGGGTTGATGGGAGGATTGAGCAACTTCAACGGTGTAGCCGAGCACTTTCCGAAAAAAGGGTACAAGATCATCGTGCCTGAATTACCGATATATACCAAGCCGCTGTTGCGAACCAATGTGAAGAGTTTCGCCAAATACCTGGAGCAATTCATAGAACACAAAAAACTGGACCAGGTGATCCTGCTGGGAAATTCCCTGGGAGGACACATCGGTCTCCTCCATGCCAAGCTATTCCCGCAACGCGTAAAAGGATTGGTAATCACAGGGAGCTCCGGGCTTTATGAAAGTGCCATGGGCGACGGCTACCCGAAACGCGGGAACTACGAATTCATCAAGAAAAAAAGCGAAGATGTCTTTTACGACCCGAAGGTAGCCACCAAGGAAATTGTAGATGAAGTATTTGCTGCGGTAAACGACCGCTCCAAGCTTATAAAAACACTGGCCATTGCCAAAAGTGCCATTCGCCACAACATGGCCAAGGACCTCCCGCATATGCGAACGCCCACCTGCATTATCTGGGGGAAAAACGACACTGTGACTCCACCCAATGTGGCAGAAGAGTTCCACAGCCTCCTGCCGGATTCCGACCTGTTCTGGATAGATGAATGCGGGCACGCCCCCATGATGGAACATCCGGAAGAATTCAACGCCCTGCTGGAGAAATGGTTGAACGACAGAAATTTTTAA
- the mraZ gene encoding division/cell wall cluster transcriptional repressor MraZ, whose protein sequence is MNNFIGTYECKADAKGRVMLPVALKNQLSPVLQQGFVLKRGVFQPCLELYPMEEWNVLMQKVNKLNRFKKKNNDFIRRFTAGVKMVEVDATGRLLIPKDLVAFAGIHKEIVLSSAINIIEIWDKDKYEQAIDDAAVDFAELAEEVMGNDEEDGIS, encoded by the coding sequence ATGAATAACTTCATCGGAACATATGAGTGTAAAGCAGATGCCAAGGGCAGGGTAATGCTCCCTGTGGCCCTGAAAAATCAGCTTTCGCCGGTACTGCAACAAGGGTTTGTTTTGAAACGTGGAGTGTTTCAGCCCTGTCTGGAGCTGTACCCGATGGAGGAATGGAATGTATTGATGCAAAAGGTGAATAAGCTCAACAGGTTTAAAAAAAAGAACAATGATTTTATCCGCCGTTTTACCGCCGGGGTGAAAATGGTGGAGGTGGACGCCACGGGGCGGCTGCTTATCCCCAAGGACCTGGTGGCTTTTGCGGGGATACATAAGGAAATTGTGTTGTCTTCGGCCATCAATATTATTGAGATCTGGGACAAAGATAAGTATGAGCAGGCTATTGACGACGCTGCTGTGGACTTTGCCGAGCTGGCGGAAGAGGTAATGGGAAATGACGAAGAAGATGGAATATCATAA
- the rsmH gene encoding 16S rRNA (cytosine(1402)-N(4))-methyltransferase RsmH, whose product MEYHNPVMLQESVDGLQVREDGVYVDVTFGGGGHSLEILKRLGPDGKLFAFDQDEDALENTLEDDRFVLIHENFRHVRRFLRLYGVRQVDGVLGDFGVSSHQFDIPERGFSTRFDAGLDMRMSKRNELSAYNVINDYSEEQLRGVLSLYGELRSARAMAGAVVNARKQSPLKTTEDLKKVLGRFLPRQKEYKVLAQVYQAVRIEVNREIEVLKEFLLQMPGLVKKGGRISLISYHSLEDRLVKRFIRSGIFEGEPEKDFYGNVSVPFKKVGGLIVPAKDEIEQNNRARSAKLRIAERI is encoded by the coding sequence ATGGAATATCATAATCCCGTAATGTTGCAGGAGTCTGTTGATGGACTTCAGGTCAGGGAAGACGGGGTCTACGTCGACGTGACTTTCGGGGGTGGCGGACACTCCCTTGAAATATTGAAAAGACTGGGGCCTGACGGGAAACTGTTTGCCTTTGATCAGGATGAAGATGCACTGGAAAACACACTGGAAGACGACAGGTTTGTGCTGATCCACGAAAATTTCAGGCATGTGAGGCGTTTTTTGCGGCTCTACGGTGTCAGGCAGGTGGATGGAGTACTCGGGGATTTCGGGGTGTCTTCACATCAGTTCGATATTCCCGAACGCGGATTTTCCACAAGGTTCGATGCCGGACTGGATATGCGGATGAGTAAACGGAATGAGCTGTCGGCTTACAACGTGATTAATGATTACAGTGAAGAGCAGTTGCGTGGAGTGTTGAGCCTGTATGGTGAATTGCGGAGCGCGAGGGCTATGGCCGGAGCTGTGGTAAACGCCAGGAAGCAGTCACCTTTGAAAACGACTGAAGATCTTAAGAAGGTCTTAGGCCGGTTTTTACCACGGCAAAAGGAATATAAGGTATTGGCCCAGGTGTATCAGGCCGTTCGTATAGAAGTGAACAGGGAGATCGAAGTGTTGAAGGAGTTTTTGCTGCAAATGCCCGGTTTGGTGAAAAAAGGAGGGCGGATCAGTCTGATAAGCTATCATTCCCTGGAAGACCGGCTGGTGAAGCGGTTTATACGCAGCGGGATATTTGAAGGTGAACCGGAAAAGGATTTCTACGGAAACGTCAGCGTTCCTTTTAAAAAAGTGGGGGGATTGATAGTGCCTGCGAAAGATGAAATAGAGCAGAATAACAGGGCGAGGAGTGCGAAACTCCGTATCGCCGAACGGATTTGA
- a CDS encoding FtsL-like putative cell division protein yields MKNKLMDILKGKFLVSDDAVKNWRFILFASALAVLMIASSHNADKKVHEIAKLNEEVKELRSEFVDTRARMQQMKLESTIMSRLKDKGLKQSDKAPKKIVIVEEDQ; encoded by the coding sequence GTGAAGAATAAGTTGATGGACATACTGAAAGGGAAATTCCTGGTGAGCGACGACGCAGTGAAGAACTGGAGGTTCATCCTGTTTGCTTCCGCCCTTGCGGTATTGATGATTGCCAGTTCGCACAATGCCGATAAAAAAGTACACGAGATCGCGAAGCTCAATGAGGAAGTCAAGGAGTTGCGCAGTGAGTTTGTAGACACCAGGGCCAGGATGCAGCAGATGAAACTCGAATCCACGATCATGTCCCGTTTAAAAGATAAAGGGTTGAAGCAATCGGATAAAGCCCCGAAAAAAATAGTAATTGTAGAAGAAGATCAGTAA
- a CDS encoding penicillin-binding protein: MPVTEKKILHRLYFVAGAMFLFSVAVAVKLVFIQVDGEEYRQMAEERMVKNFTIPSNRGNLYSDDGSLLATSVTKYDIRFDALTVSAKNFEKYLKPLSDKLSKMLGRPSSYYQKAFRKARANKNRYLLVTRDLGYADYIRIKNFPLFELGPYKGGIIVEQHVEREHPLGKIAERSIGYERVDDKGHVLRVGLEGAYSEYLSGRDGKRLKQRIAKGQWKPISDNNEVEPKDGYDVISTIDINIQDIAHYALLSQLERYEAEHGTVVVMETKTGEVKAISNLGRTSDGKYYEKLNYAIGESHEPGSTFKLMALAVALDDKVVDTSDVVDTENGVVSYYRRKVRDSKRGGYGKISVARAFEVSSNVGVVKTIHKHYDEQPEKFVDKLRDMGLDKQLGLSIKGEGVPYIPDPDNKKQWSGIALEWMAFGYGVSLTPLQTLTFYNAIANNGEMVKPRLIKKVKEWDKTILKFDKEVIDPQVCLPETVAILQEMMENVVRRGTGKKLYSPDFSMAGKTGTAQKNYGPKKEGKLQYISSFVGYFPADDPKYSCIVVIHEPDKSVGYYGADVSGPVFKSIAHKIYTSSPLLDEVDDLEKDKSETDKDYQSYYARAQKRLQVVPDVKGMSGMDAVPLLENLGLKVKVTGNGRVKRQSISKGKKIIPDQTIVLELS; encoded by the coding sequence ATGCCTGTAACAGAAAAGAAAATATTGCACAGACTTTACTTTGTGGCCGGGGCCATGTTCCTGTTTTCTGTTGCCGTGGCCGTCAAACTGGTGTTTATTCAGGTCGACGGAGAAGAATACCGGCAAATGGCGGAGGAACGGATGGTAAAGAACTTTACGATCCCGTCAAACAGGGGGAATCTTTATTCGGATGACGGAAGCCTGCTGGCTACATCGGTAACGAAATACGATATCCGGTTTGATGCGCTTACCGTTTCTGCCAAAAACTTTGAAAAATACCTGAAGCCGCTGTCCGATAAATTGTCAAAAATGTTAGGGAGGCCTTCTTCGTACTATCAGAAAGCTTTCCGTAAGGCCAGGGCCAATAAAAACAGGTATTTGCTGGTTACCCGTGACCTCGGGTATGCCGATTATATCAGGATCAAGAATTTTCCGCTGTTTGAACTCGGTCCGTACAAAGGCGGTATTATAGTGGAACAGCATGTGGAGAGAGAGCATCCGCTGGGGAAAATTGCCGAAAGGAGTATCGGGTATGAACGTGTTGATGATAAAGGACATGTACTCCGTGTAGGGCTGGAAGGCGCCTACAGCGAGTACCTGAGCGGAAGGGACGGGAAACGGCTGAAACAACGTATTGCCAAAGGACAATGGAAACCGATAAGCGATAACAATGAAGTGGAGCCGAAGGACGGTTATGATGTGATATCCACAATCGATATAAACATACAGGACATAGCGCATTATGCCCTGTTGTCACAGTTGGAACGGTATGAGGCCGAACACGGTACTGTGGTGGTTATGGAAACCAAAACAGGAGAGGTAAAGGCGATCTCCAATCTTGGCAGGACAAGCGATGGGAAATATTACGAAAAACTCAATTATGCCATCGGGGAATCCCATGAACCCGGTTCCACCTTTAAGCTGATGGCCCTTGCCGTTGCTCTTGATGACAAAGTGGTGGATACCAGTGATGTGGTAGATACGGAAAATGGTGTGGTATCGTACTACCGCAGAAAAGTAAGGGATTCGAAAAGAGGAGGGTACGGAAAAATAAGTGTTGCCCGGGCATTTGAAGTGTCTTCCAACGTGGGGGTGGTAAAAACCATCCACAAACACTATGATGAGCAGCCTGAAAAGTTTGTGGACAAACTAAGGGATATGGGGCTGGACAAACAACTCGGTTTATCTATTAAAGGTGAAGGGGTCCCTTATATACCCGACCCGGACAATAAAAAACAATGGAGTGGCATTGCCCTGGAGTGGATGGCATTCGGGTACGGGGTTTCGTTAACCCCGTTGCAGACCCTCACTTTTTACAATGCCATCGCCAATAACGGTGAAATGGTGAAACCGAGGCTCATCAAAAAGGTGAAAGAATGGGATAAGACCATTTTGAAATTTGACAAGGAAGTGATCGATCCGCAGGTATGTTTGCCGGAGACCGTTGCCATATTACAGGAAATGATGGAAAATGTGGTACGGAGGGGGACCGGGAAAAAGTTGTATTCTCCCGATTTCTCAATGGCGGGAAAAACCGGGACCGCCCAGAAAAACTACGGTCCGAAAAAAGAAGGAAAATTACAGTATATATCGTCATTTGTCGGCTATTTTCCCGCTGACGATCCCAAGTATTCCTGTATCGTGGTCATTCATGAGCCCGACAAGAGTGTCGGTTACTACGGGGCAGATGTCTCCGGACCGGTGTTTAAAAGTATTGCACACAAGATATATACCAGTTCGCCTTTGCTCGATGAAGTAGATGACCTGGAAAAGGATAAAAGTGAAACGGATAAGGATTACCAGTCTTATTATGCCAGGGCACAAAAACGATTGCAGGTAGTGCCCGATGTTAAGGGAATGAGTGGGATGGATGCCGTTCCGCTGCTGGAAAACCTTGGACTGAAGGTCAAGGTGACGGGAAATGGAAGAGTGAAAAGACAATCCATTTCCAAAGGAAAGAAAATAATACCCGATCAAACCATAGTATTAGAATTGTCGTAG
- a CDS encoding UDP-N-acetylmuramoyl-L-alanyl-D-glutamate--2,6-diaminopimelate ligase, with product MNTLKDILYRVPIDAVTGNTSVAVNAICFDSRKVSLNDVFVAIRGAETDGHEYIADAVKKGALAIVCEEMPSDIVNGITYVQVADTHAALAIMAANYYSNPSENLRMVGITGTNGKTTIATLLYQLFRKAGYKAGLISTVKILVHDKEYKATHTTPDPITINHYLDLMSRAGVEYCFMEVSSHGIAQKRTEGLQFAGGVFTNLSHDHLDYHHTFAEYRDVKKTFFDHLPKAAFALTNVDDKNGIVMIQNTAARKYTYALKSYADYKAKILENQFRGLLLKIGETEVWVKLIGRFNAYNMLAIYATAELLGLEELEILRLLSELESVEGRFQYFISEGKITTIVDYSHTPDSLKNVLETINSIRTGNEALITVVGCGGDRDKGKRPVMAAVASELSTRAIFTSDNPRSEDPDEIIKDMEKGVEPQNFKKMLSITDRRQAIKAACQMAGENDIILIAGKGHETYQEIKGERKDFDDFKIAGEMMKELRK from the coding sequence ATGAATACGTTGAAGGACATATTGTACAGAGTGCCCATAGATGCCGTTACCGGAAATACTTCGGTAGCGGTAAATGCCATATGTTTCGATTCGCGGAAAGTGTCCCTTAACGATGTTTTTGTAGCTATAAGAGGGGCGGAAACAGATGGGCATGAATACATTGCAGATGCTGTAAAAAAAGGGGCCCTGGCGATAGTCTGTGAAGAAATGCCGTCCGATATTGTGAACGGAATCACCTACGTGCAGGTTGCCGATACACATGCGGCCCTGGCGATCATGGCAGCCAATTACTATAGCAATCCTTCCGAAAACCTGAGAATGGTAGGGATAACCGGAACCAACGGGAAAACCACCATTGCCACTTTACTGTATCAGTTGTTCCGGAAAGCCGGGTATAAAGCCGGTTTGATCTCAACCGTGAAAATATTGGTGCACGACAAAGAATATAAAGCTACACATACCACGCCCGACCCCATAACCATAAACCATTATCTGGACCTGATGAGCCGGGCAGGGGTGGAATACTGTTTTATGGAGGTCAGCTCTCACGGAATTGCCCAGAAAAGAACAGAAGGATTGCAGTTTGCAGGTGGTGTGTTTACCAACCTTTCTCACGATCATCTCGACTATCACCACACATTTGCCGAATACAGGGATGTCAAAAAAACCTTTTTCGACCATTTGCCGAAAGCAGCTTTTGCACTGACCAATGTCGATGACAAGAACGGTATTGTAATGATACAGAATACCGCGGCAAGGAAATATACGTATGCCCTGAAATCCTATGCCGATTACAAGGCGAAGATACTGGAAAACCAGTTCAGGGGCCTCCTGCTGAAAATAGGGGAAACCGAAGTATGGGTGAAGCTCATAGGCCGTTTCAATGCCTATAATATGCTGGCCATATATGCTACGGCGGAATTGCTCGGACTGGAAGAGCTGGAAATACTCCGCCTGTTGAGCGAACTGGAAAGTGTTGAAGGACGGTTTCAGTATTTTATTTCCGAAGGGAAGATCACCACTATTGTAGATTATTCCCATACCCCGGACTCCCTGAAAAACGTATTGGAAACGATAAACAGTATACGTACGGGAAATGAAGCACTGATTACGGTAGTAGGGTGCGGAGGCGACCGGGATAAAGGAAAAAGGCCCGTAATGGCCGCAGTGGCATCGGAACTCAGTACAAGGGCCATATTTACCTCCGATAACCCCAGGAGCGAAGACCCGGACGAAATAATTAAGGATATGGAAAAAGGGGTGGAACCGCAGAATTTCAAGAAAATGTTGTCCATTACCGACCGCAGACAGGCCATAAAGGCGGCATGTCAGATGGCCGGGGAAAACGATATCATCCTCATTGCGGGAAAGGGGCATGAGACCTATCAGGAAATAAAGGGCGAAAGAAAGGATTTTGACGACTTTAAGATCGCCGGAGAAATGATGAAGGAACTCCGTAAATAG
- the mraY gene encoding phospho-N-acetylmuramoyl-pentapeptide-transferase, whose amino-acid sequence MLYHLFEYLSKHYQIPGSGLFQFLSFRAAMAIICSLLISTIYGKHIINFLRKQQVGETVRDLGLSGQTEKAGTPTMGGIIIILSTLVPVLLFAKLDNIYIILLLITTVWMGAIGFIDDYIKIFKKDKEGLKGRFKVLGQVGLGIIVGATLYFHPEVTVKEVAKGAGTEVVAITGEMKNNEEKSTKTTIPFVKNNELDYSRIIAWTGENYRDYAWLIFIPIVIFIVTAVSNGANLTDGIDGLAAGSSAIIVIALGIFAWVSGNIIFSDYLNIMYIPRVGEISVYIAAFAGGLVGFLWYNTYPAQVFMGDTGSLTIGGVIAVIAVAVRKELLIPVLCGIFLAENLSVVLQVGYFKYTRKKYGEGRRIFLMSPLHHHYQKKGYHESKIVTRFLIIGIMLAIISIVTLKVR is encoded by the coding sequence ATGCTGTACCATTTATTCGAATACCTGAGCAAACACTACCAGATCCCCGGATCGGGACTTTTTCAGTTCCTCTCGTTCCGTGCGGCAATGGCCATTATATGCTCATTACTTATATCTACTATTTACGGTAAGCACATCATTAATTTCCTGCGGAAACAACAGGTGGGGGAGACCGTAAGGGATCTTGGGCTGAGCGGACAGACCGAAAAAGCAGGTACACCCACCATGGGAGGGATTATAATCATACTTTCCACGCTGGTCCCCGTACTGTTGTTTGCCAAGCTCGACAATATATACATCATATTACTCCTCATTACCACGGTTTGGATGGGAGCCATAGGGTTTATAGACGATTATATTAAAATCTTCAAAAAAGACAAGGAAGGGTTAAAGGGCCGGTTCAAGGTGCTCGGCCAGGTAGGACTGGGGATTATCGTAGGGGCCACGCTCTACTTTCATCCCGAAGTTACTGTCAAGGAAGTGGCAAAAGGTGCCGGCACCGAAGTGGTTGCAATAACCGGGGAAATGAAGAACAACGAAGAAAAATCCACCAAAACCACGATTCCGTTCGTCAAAAACAACGAACTGGATTATTCGAGGATCATAGCATGGACCGGGGAAAACTACCGGGATTACGCGTGGCTGATATTTATTCCCATAGTGATATTTATCGTTACGGCGGTTTCCAACGGTGCCAACCTTACGGATGGTATAGACGGCCTGGCAGCAGGTTCTTCGGCCATAATAGTTATAGCACTGGGGATTTTCGCCTGGGTGTCCGGTAATATCATTTTTTCTGATTACCTGAACATTATGTATATCCCCCGGGTAGGGGAGATATCCGTGTATATAGCTGCTTTTGCCGGGGGGCTGGTGGGATTCCTGTGGTACAATACATATCCCGCACAGGTTTTTATGGGCGATACGGGCAGCCTCACCATAGGAGGAGTAATAGCGGTTATAGCTGTGGCAGTACGAAAAGAGTTGCTCATTCCCGTATTGTGCGGCATATTCCTGGCAGAGAACCTGTCGGTAGTATTGCAGGTAGGATATTTTAAATATACCAGGAAAAAATACGGAGAAGGCCGGCGTATCTTTTTGATGTCGCCGCTGCATCACCACTATCAGAAGAAAGGATATCACGAAAGCAAGATAGTAACCCGGTTTTTGATTATCGGTATTATGCTTGCCATTATCTCTATCGTAACGTTAAAAGTAAGATAG
- the murD gene encoding UDP-N-acetylmuramoyl-L-alanine--D-glutamate ligase, whose protein sequence is MTDAQGQGAGDSGRKKSRLVVLGGGESGIGTAILGKKEGFDVFVTDKGAIKEKYRNVLIQYGIAWEEGRHSTERIYDADVVMKSPGIPDTVSVVKELKERKVPVISEIEFAAGYTGARLIGITGSNGKTTTTMLAYHLLKNGGLDVGMAGNIGDSFAQMVAGDDKEYFVLEISSFQLDGIVTFRPEIAVITNITPDHLDRYDYKFENYIASKFRIAMNQTAEDYLIYDADDEVITDWLARHPVPSKLLPFSVEKQVANGAYLKEDKIIITIDNDQITMSTDTLTLEGKHNMKNTMAASLVAQLVKVRKKTIRESLENFQGVEHRLEKVLKIQNVQYINDSKATNVNAVLYALDSMTAPTVWIVGGEDKGNDYAVLMPLVREKVKAIICLGLDNTKIIDAFGKVVDLMVETQAMEEAVKIAYKIAEKGDNVLLSPACASFDLFKNYEDRGNQFKEAVKRL, encoded by the coding sequence ATGACAGATGCACAAGGACAGGGAGCCGGGGACAGCGGAAGAAAAAAATCCAGGCTGGTGGTACTGGGAGGAGGAGAAAGCGGAATAGGCACAGCAATACTGGGCAAAAAAGAAGGCTTTGATGTCTTTGTGACTGATAAAGGAGCAATTAAGGAAAAATACAGGAATGTTCTTATACAATACGGAATAGCATGGGAAGAAGGAAGGCATAGTACGGAAAGAATTTACGATGCCGATGTGGTTATGAAAAGTCCGGGAATACCCGATACGGTGTCCGTAGTAAAAGAATTGAAGGAACGAAAGGTCCCGGTAATTTCCGAAATAGAGTTTGCAGCCGGATATACTGGTGCACGTTTGATCGGAATTACGGGAAGTAACGGCAAAACAACCACTACCATGCTGGCCTACCACCTGCTGAAGAATGGCGGACTTGATGTGGGGATGGCAGGAAACATCGGAGACAGTTTTGCGCAGATGGTAGCCGGGGATGACAAGGAATATTTCGTACTGGAAATAAGCAGCTTTCAGTTGGACGGGATTGTGACATTCCGGCCGGAAATAGCGGTGATCACCAACATCACTCCCGATCATCTGGACAGGTATGACTATAAATTCGAAAATTATATAGCCTCCAAGTTCCGGATAGCGATGAACCAGACCGCGGAAGATTACCTTATTTATGACGCGGATGATGAAGTGATAACCGATTGGCTTGCCAGGCATCCCGTTCCGTCAAAGCTGTTGCCTTTTTCCGTAGAGAAGCAGGTGGCCAACGGAGCGTATTTAAAAGAAGATAAAATAATAATAACAATAGATAACGATCAGATAACTATGTCCACAGACACATTAACATTGGAAGGGAAGCACAACATGAAGAATACCATGGCAGCTTCCCTCGTTGCCCAGCTGGTAAAAGTGAGGAAAAAAACCATCCGGGAAAGTCTGGAAAACTTCCAGGGAGTGGAGCACCGCCTCGAAAAGGTGCTGAAAATACAGAATGTGCAGTACATTAACGATTCCAAGGCCACTAATGTAAACGCAGTGCTTTACGCTTTGGACAGTATGACGGCCCCTACCGTATGGATCGTGGGAGGTGAGGACAAAGGAAATGACTATGCCGTGTTGATGCCCCTCGTAAGAGAAAAGGTGAAAGCCATAATCTGCCTGGGGCTGGACAACACCAAGATTATAGATGCTTTTGGTAAAGTGGTAGATCTTATGGTGGAAACCCAGGCTATGGAAGAGGCGGTGAAAATAGCGTACAAGATCGCAGAGAAAGGCGATAATGTTTTGCTTTCACCTGCATGCGCCAGCTTTGACCTGTTTAAAAATTATGAAGACAGAGGGAATCAGTTCAAGGAAGCGGTAAAGCGGCTGTAA
- a CDS encoding FtsW/RodA/SpoVE family cell cycle protein, with protein MQSIFRNIKGDRAIWAVVALLAVLSFLPVYSASSNLVYVVGNGTTVGHLLKHGLLLLLGFGIIFGVHRIPYRYFKGLSIIAMPVVFLLLVYTLAQGTTIGGANASRWVQIPFVGVSFQTSILATVVLLIYVARYLSKIKDREVRFNETLLPLWVPVFLVMALILPANFSTTAILFFMVLVLCFLGGYPIKYIGAIIGVGLLCFTMFILVNKAFPDLLPNRIDTWISRIENFANGEDTEDDYQIEKAKIAIATGGVVGVGAGKSVMKNFLPQSSSDFIYAIIVEEYGLAGGLLLLFLYMLLLFRIVIVAYKADSVFGKLMVVGVGLPIVFQALINMAVAVELFPVTGQNLPLISTGGTSIWMSCLAIGIILSVSAKRQEAIANAEVNNEAEEQNPLEILSEQL; from the coding sequence ATGCAAAGCATATTCAGGAACATAAAAGGAGACCGGGCCATTTGGGCAGTAGTAGCCCTGCTGGCCGTACTTTCTTTCTTGCCGGTATACAGTGCCAGTTCCAACCTGGTGTATGTGGTAGGTAACGGAACTACGGTAGGGCACCTGTTGAAACACGGATTGCTGCTGTTGTTAGGGTTCGGTATCATTTTCGGTGTGCACCGTATTCCGTACAGGTATTTTAAGGGCTTGTCCATAATCGCCATGCCGGTAGTGTTTTTATTGCTGGTATATACCCTTGCCCAGGGAACCACTATCGGAGGTGCGAATGCCAGTCGTTGGGTACAGATACCTTTTGTTGGCGTGAGTTTTCAGACCTCTATACTGGCTACGGTAGTATTGCTGATTTATGTGGCCAGGTACCTGTCTAAGATCAAGGACCGGGAAGTGCGTTTTAACGAAACCCTGCTTCCGTTGTGGGTGCCTGTGTTCCTGGTTATGGCTTTGATACTCCCCGCAAATTTTTCAACAACAGCCATTTTGTTCTTTATGGTGTTGGTGTTGTGTTTTTTGGGAGGGTATCCCATAAAATACATCGGTGCCATAATAGGGGTAGGGTTGCTTTGTTTTACCATGTTTATCCTGGTCAACAAGGCGTTTCCCGACCTGTTGCCCAACCGTATCGACACCTGGATAAGCCGGATAGAAAATTTTGCCAACGGAGAGGATACCGAAGATGATTATCAGATAGAAAAAGCAAAGATTGCCATAGCCACCGGGGGCGTTGTTGGTGTAGGAGCGGGAAAAAGCGTTATGAAGAATTTTTTACCCCAGAGTTCGTCAGACTTTATTTATGCCATTATAGTGGAGGAATACGGGCTGGCGGGAGGATTGTTATTGTTGTTTCTCTATATGCTGTTGTTGTTCCGGATCGTTATTGTGGCCTATAAGGCCGATTCGGTCTTCGGAAAGCTCATGGTTGTCGGTGTAGGATTGCCCATAGTGTTCCAGGCGCTTATCAACATGGCAGTTGCCGTAGAGTTATTCCCGGTTACCGGGCAGAACCTGCCCTTGATAAGCACCGGAGGTACGTCCATATGGATGTCCTGTCTGGCTATAGGCATTATACTCAGCGTAAGTGCCAAACGACAGGAAGCCATTGCAAATGCCGAAGTGAATAATGAAGCGGAAGAACAAAACCCATTAGAGATATTAAGTGAGCAGTTATAA